The Capra hircus breed San Clemente chromosome 2, ASM170441v1, whole genome shotgun sequence genome window below encodes:
- the LOC102189444 gene encoding gamma-crystallin A codes for MGKITFYEDRGFQGRRYECSSDHSNLQPYISRCNSIRVDSGCWMLYERPNFQGHQYFLRRGDYPDYQQWMGLNDSIRSCRAIPYTSSHRIRLYERDDYGGLVSELTEDCSCILDRFRLSELHSLHVLEGCWVLYEMPNYRGRQYLLRPGDYRRYHDWGAMDARVGSLRRAIDLY; via the exons ATGGGGAAG ATCACCTTCTACGAGGACCGGGGCTTCCAGGGCCGCCGCTATGAGTGCAGCAGCGACCACTCCAACCTGCAGCCCTACATCAGCCGCTGCAACTCCATCCGCGTGGACAGCGGCTGCTGGATGCTGTATGAGCGCCCCAACTTCCAGGGCCACCAGTACTTCCTGCGGCGCGGCGACTACCCCGACTACCAGCAGTGGATGGGCCTCAACGACTCCATCCGCTCCTGCCGCGCTATTCCTTAC ACCAGCTCTCACAGGATAAGGCTGTACGAGAGAGATGActatggaggcctggtgtccgAGCTCACGGAAGACTGCTCCTGCATCCTCGACCGCTTCCGGCTCAGTGAGCTCCACTCCCTCCACGTGCTGGAGGGCTGCTGGGTCCTCTACGAGATGCCCAACTACCGGGGGCGGCAGTACCTGCTGCGGCCGGGGGATTACAGGCGCTACCACGACTGGGGGGCCATGGATGCCCGAGTGGGCTCTCTGAGACGGGCCATCGATTTGTACTAG